One genomic segment of Vibrio mimicus includes these proteins:
- a CDS encoding MAPEG family protein → MVTTGYAVVLCGWLIYLAVQVIRQRRKHQVLFADGGVDALVRARSAQSNATEYIPIFLILLGLAEMNGVNVWWIHALGVAFVVGRVLHADSMFKATIPNRVRGMQLTFGCLAVLMVLNLWALPYSKFFYSLPT, encoded by the coding sequence ATGGTCACAACAGGATATGCCGTCGTGCTGTGCGGCTGGTTGATTTATTTAGCCGTACAGGTGATTCGTCAGCGGCGTAAACATCAGGTGCTGTTTGCCGATGGTGGTGTGGATGCCTTAGTTCGGGCGCGCAGTGCGCAGAGTAATGCGACGGAATACATTCCCATTTTCCTAATCCTACTCGGTTTAGCTGAAATGAATGGCGTTAATGTGTGGTGGATTCACGCACTCGGCGTGGCCTTTGTGGTAGGGCGGGTGTTACACGCTGATTCGATGTTTAAAGCCACCATTCCTAATCGTGTGCGTGGTATGCAGCTCACTTTTGGCTGCTTAGCGGTGTTGATGGTGTTAAACCTATGGGCATTGCCTTATAGCAAGTTCTTCTATTCCCTTCCTACTTGA
- a CDS encoding glycosyl hydrolase family 18 protein, translated as MNRITLCAASIACALASTAMAAPSAPSVDVYGSNNLQFSKIELSMESTAGYNQMVKYHDQAPITLKFNQWSGVTGNTYKIYFDGAEVATGPISGSQTTAKFTYPKGGVYQLVIEACDATGCTKSAATEITIADTDGSHLKPLTMNIDPNNKSYNTPQNTVVGTYFVEWGIYDRKYTVDNIPGKNLTHILYGFIPICGPNESLKSVGGNSFNALQTACQGVPDFEVVIHDPWAAYQKSFPQAGHEYSSPIKGNYAMLMALKKTYPDLKIIPSIGGWTLSDPFFSFTDKAKRDVFVASVKRFLKTWKFYDGVDIDWEFPGGGGQAANLGDPVKDGPAYVALMAELRAMLDELEAETGRKYELTSAIGVGHDKIEDVNYGQAVQYMDYIFAMTYDFYGGWNNVLGHQTALYCGSFMRPGQCDGKGVDENGEPYKGPAYTTDNGIQLLLAQGVPPSKLVVGAAMYGRGWEGVTPASLKDPNDPMTGVGNGKLKGTSTQGVWEAGVIDYKGIKTYMLGANKTGVNGFEYGYDEQAEAPWVWNRTTGQLVTFDDDRSIKAKGAYVRNLGLAGLFSWEIDADNGDILNAMHEGLAGGTPPPPVNKAPVANAGADMAVTGPAAVSLDGSASKDSDGTIASYLWEQTAGTTVTLTGANTAKASFNAVEVATKQTLTFKLTVTDNKGATATDTVVVTVNPKSTTPTNTAPVAAVSAPTSVKAGQTVVVDASASSDADQDVLSFTWDLPVGLAATAQGAKVTFVAPEYTQDTTLNFTVTVSDSKATSKASVSVLVEKKVDGTTCTNLWSAEAIYNGGQQVTWAGKVWEAKWWTRGEDPSKTGEWGVWKDLGAANCTTN; from the coding sequence ATGAATCGAATTACTCTGTGCGCCGCCAGTATCGCCTGTGCTCTTGCTAGCACTGCGATGGCAGCACCTTCGGCTCCTAGTGTTGACGTGTATGGGTCGAATAATCTGCAATTTTCGAAAATTGAACTCTCGATGGAAAGCACCGCGGGTTACAACCAGATGGTTAAATACCATGACCAAGCACCGATCACTCTCAAGTTCAACCAGTGGAGCGGTGTGACGGGCAACACTTATAAAATCTATTTTGATGGTGCTGAAGTAGCGACTGGCCCAATCAGCGGCAGCCAAACTACCGCCAAGTTTACGTATCCTAAGGGCGGCGTTTACCAATTGGTGATTGAAGCGTGTGATGCAACAGGCTGTACTAAGAGTGCAGCAACTGAAATCACGATTGCAGATACTGATGGCTCACATCTCAAGCCATTAACCATGAATATTGACCCGAACAATAAGTCATACAACACACCACAAAATACGGTGGTGGGGACTTACTTTGTTGAGTGGGGCATTTATGATCGTAAATATACGGTTGACAATATCCCAGGGAAAAACCTAACTCATATTCTTTATGGTTTCATTCCAATTTGTGGTCCTAACGAATCTCTGAAATCAGTCGGTGGTAATAGCTTTAATGCATTGCAAACCGCTTGTCAGGGAGTTCCTGATTTTGAAGTGGTCATCCACGATCCTTGGGCGGCGTACCAAAAGAGCTTCCCTCAAGCAGGGCATGAGTACAGCTCACCGATCAAGGGCAACTATGCCATGCTGATGGCACTGAAAAAAACATACCCAGATCTGAAAATCATTCCCTCAATTGGTGGCTGGACACTTTCAGATCCTTTCTTCAGCTTTACCGACAAAGCGAAGCGTGACGTATTTGTCGCTTCTGTGAAACGTTTCCTGAAAACGTGGAAATTCTACGATGGCGTAGATATTGATTGGGAATTCCCTGGCGGTGGTGGTCAAGCGGCTAACTTGGGTGATCCTGTAAAAGATGGCCCTGCCTATGTTGCATTAATGGCTGAGTTGCGCGCTATGCTCGATGAGCTTGAAGCGGAAACGGGTCGTAAGTATGAACTGACTTCGGCTATCGGTGTTGGTCACGACAAGATTGAAGATGTGAACTATGGCCAAGCGGTTCAATACATGGATTACATCTTCGCGATGACTTATGACTTCTACGGCGGTTGGAACAACGTATTAGGACATCAAACTGCGCTGTACTGCGGCTCATTCATGCGCCCTGGCCAATGTGATGGCAAAGGTGTTGATGAAAACGGCGAACCGTACAAAGGCCCTGCTTACACGACCGATAACGGTATCCAGCTGCTGCTGGCTCAAGGTGTTCCACCAAGCAAACTCGTGGTGGGTGCAGCTATGTATGGCCGTGGTTGGGAGGGCGTAACCCCTGCTTCATTGAAGGATCCTAACGATCCGATGACGGGTGTTGGTAATGGCAAGCTGAAAGGTACCAGTACACAAGGTGTTTGGGAAGCAGGCGTTATTGATTACAAAGGGATCAAAACTTACATGCTTGGCGCCAATAAAACGGGCGTGAATGGTTTTGAATACGGCTACGATGAGCAAGCAGAAGCGCCTTGGGTATGGAACCGTACTACTGGTCAGCTAGTCACTTTTGATGATGATCGTTCGATCAAAGCGAAAGGTGCTTATGTACGTAATTTAGGCTTGGCTGGTCTGTTCTCATGGGAAATTGATGCAGACAACGGCGATATCCTCAATGCGATGCATGAAGGTTTAGCGGGTGGAACTCCTCCCCCTCCTGTAAACAAAGCTCCAGTAGCGAATGCTGGTGCGGATATGGCGGTAACTGGCCCAGCTGCGGTGTCTTTAGATGGCAGTGCTTCAAAAGACAGTGATGGTACTATCGCCAGCTACTTGTGGGAACAAACGGCTGGAACCACCGTTACCTTAACAGGAGCGAATACGGCAAAAGCTAGCTTTAATGCTGTTGAGGTAGCAACCAAGCAAACCTTGACGTTTAAACTGACAGTGACAGATAACAAAGGGGCTACAGCAACCGATACTGTGGTGGTGACGGTCAATCCAAAATCAACCACGCCGACTAACACTGCGCCTGTTGCTGCGGTTTCTGCACCAACGTCAGTGAAAGCGGGTCAAACTGTAGTGGTTGATGCCTCTGCATCTAGTGATGCAGACCAAGACGTACTGAGTTTTACGTGGGATCTGCCTGTTGGTTTAGCGGCAACGGCTCAAGGGGCAAAAGTGACCTTTGTTGCTCCTGAATACACGCAAGATACCACGTTGAACTTCACCGTGACGGTGAGCGATAGTAAAGCAACCAGCAAAGCATCAGTATCAGTATTGGTTGAGAAAAAGGTCGATGGTACTACCTGTACTAACTTGTGGAGTGCAGAAGCAATCTACAATGGTGGCCAACAAGTGACTTGGGCTGGCAAAGTGTGGGAAGCCAAATGGTGGACACGCGGCGAAGATCCAAGCAAAACAGGTGAATGGGGCGTTTGGAAAGATCTCGGCGCAGCAAACTGTACTACCAACTGA
- a CDS encoding acyltransferase, producing the protein MSNHQKIASLELGRVIAMLAIIALHCQLFTSYWFTNEEPWVAYLFNQSTRFAVPLFFLISGYLIQPKLSQNPMQTLRNYCSPLLRIWVIWSVISLLMPFNLEVVVNQGYLAERSGYWGFLLQHPLNSLFEGGLVHLWFLPALMIAVAIMALLIRQQKTHWMLPIAIGLYLYGEFAGSSAVVTGMSAPIYTRNGPFFSTLFVVVGYLIRERRILWQARSALLLAMLGMAFHFVEAYGLHQHGQVFNTNDYLFGTALWAIGLFLFLLAKPDLGRKPWVFSLSQSILGFYVSHLLMVIVMINLAGILGLAGLQKDALILFGTLITTYLLVKGIERTQLKYLLFR; encoded by the coding sequence ATGTCAAACCATCAGAAAATCGCTAGCCTTGAGCTTGGGCGAGTCATCGCCATGCTGGCAATTATTGCTTTGCATTGCCAACTTTTTACCAGTTATTGGTTCACCAATGAAGAACCATGGGTGGCCTACTTATTTAACCAATCCACCCGTTTTGCTGTCCCACTCTTTTTCCTTATTTCTGGCTATTTGATCCAACCCAAACTCAGCCAGAATCCGATGCAAACCTTGCGTAATTACTGCTCTCCATTACTGAGGATATGGGTGATTTGGAGTGTGATTAGCCTATTGATGCCCTTCAATCTCGAAGTGGTGGTTAATCAAGGCTACCTCGCTGAGCGTTCAGGCTATTGGGGATTTTTGCTACAACACCCACTTAACTCACTGTTTGAAGGCGGGCTTGTACACCTTTGGTTTTTACCTGCACTGATGATTGCGGTCGCCATCATGGCACTGTTGATCCGCCAACAAAAAACACATTGGATGCTACCGATTGCCATCGGGTTATACCTCTATGGTGAGTTTGCAGGAAGCAGCGCAGTCGTCACTGGCATGAGCGCGCCCATCTATACTCGTAACGGCCCATTTTTCAGTACTTTGTTTGTGGTGGTAGGTTATTTGATTCGCGAAAGGCGTATCCTGTGGCAAGCGCGCTCTGCGTTGCTATTGGCGATGCTGGGAATGGCTTTTCACTTCGTTGAAGCCTATGGCTTACATCAACACGGGCAGGTGTTTAACACCAATGATTATCTGTTTGGCACCGCTTTGTGGGCGATTGGGCTATTTCTTTTCCTGCTCGCCAAACCCGATTTAGGTCGAAAACCTTGGGTATTTTCACTGTCACAAAGCATCCTCGGCTTTTACGTCAGTCACCTTTTAATGGTTATCGTAATGATCAACCTCGCTGGTATTTTAGGCCTAGCAGGCTTGCAGAAAGACGCACTGATCCTATTTGGCACTTTGATCACCACTTATCTGCTCGTGAAAGGCATAGAACGTACACAACTTAAGTACCTGTTATTTCGATAG
- a CDS encoding AEC family transporter, with product MNEIITQLQFSAAITGPICLMLCLGVLFKRINLINENFIEVASRVVFQVTLPAMLFLSIVSSKHDFSSSMSLVLYSLIANILFFIFTLLSTRKFINKPQDWGVIAQGGFRANTAIIGLAYVANTYGNAGVALAAIYVASTTVLFNIQAVIALTPRGESNGWQAAKMMFKTLTKNPLIIAIMLGVICYMVSVPIPQVITDAGRYFANMTLPLALLCTGGSLNLNSLKEERNSAWFATGYKLILSPLLITGGAWLLGFRGLDLGLLFLMTSAPTAAASYVMARAMGGNSALAANIIALTTVFSLFTCTLGIFLLSSFGVI from the coding sequence ATGAACGAAATCATAACCCAACTGCAGTTTTCAGCCGCCATCACAGGACCAATCTGTCTGATGCTCTGTTTGGGTGTGCTCTTCAAGCGCATCAACCTGATTAATGAGAACTTTATTGAAGTCGCTTCACGGGTCGTCTTTCAAGTCACACTGCCTGCCATGCTATTCCTGAGTATTGTCAGTTCCAAGCACGACTTCTCTTCTAGCATGTCACTGGTGCTATATAGCTTAATCGCCAATATCCTCTTCTTTATCTTTACCTTGTTGAGCACTCGTAAATTCATCAATAAGCCACAAGATTGGGGCGTTATTGCTCAAGGTGGATTTCGTGCGAATACCGCGATTATTGGCTTAGCCTATGTGGCGAATACCTACGGTAATGCAGGTGTTGCTTTAGCTGCCATTTATGTCGCGTCAACAACGGTTTTATTCAATATACAAGCGGTCATAGCTTTAACACCAAGAGGAGAAAGCAATGGCTGGCAAGCCGCCAAAATGATGTTTAAAACTCTGACTAAAAACCCACTAATCATTGCGATTATGCTTGGTGTGATTTGCTATATGGTGAGTGTGCCTATTCCACAAGTCATCACCGATGCTGGCCGTTATTTTGCCAATATGACCTTACCATTAGCCTTACTCTGCACTGGTGGATCCCTCAATTTGAACTCTTTAAAAGAGGAGCGAAACTCCGCTTGGTTTGCAACCGGTTATAAGCTTATCCTGTCACCCTTACTGATCACGGGTGGTGCATGGTTACTAGGATTCCGAGGTTTAGATCTAGGGCTACTTTTCTTGATGACTTCTGCTCCTACCGCGGCGGCAAGCTATGTGATGGCACGAGCAATGGGCGGTAATTCAGCTCTTGCCGCCAATATTATTGCTCTTACCACCGTGTTTTCACTGTTTACCTGTACGCTTGGTATTTTCCTGCTTTCTAGTTTTGGCGTGATCTAA
- a CDS encoding LysM peptidoglycan-binding domain-containing protein: protein MTDKTYTILKNDCLSVLAKRFNVSVDELLKLNSQQIKDPNLIYEGDVLKLPEDLTQPIEFDGSRIDLVEPPTQPNGGNDTCQSSMKYADILYVPAHPKTGKQAWYALTEQAKEKIAIERANIAQAIVKNDVEATMKNLNKLGLISKFSAKVHEQFMTPEEAEKYKTLLLANLVIKNEAFRVDGTNPNDFLLDVALLIGVPLEETHKKLSHREQAKNRHLYYGKFGNLYRPSPEGPVFEKQINHQLRALVIDKIKEEIQRLEKAAENAAKDHVADDGSKFVYHKQLKYFTSTHQNTLAFLIRQMHSSRGHTEQNLLSMGAQRSRAYLASWPKQLQQALEQGSRMTMLSIQEQQEFLANQKAFVCAISLKSLNHYGLVIKEQCLTLNQLEGESGIACGPTALKKINNWRESGKALDIINDSQLIENLYVETAGDQFDNDLLDVHLNRIVKGPAAWSYFTATALSAVIDATINKHKNALSQVLGNDRSTPIDELFRQLLWVKKLAVARLEYLKSLAQKRAAQGAGSLEFTLGNESEMPPTLTLLWDETKYEPKEKQKSGFINKAGANDLQAVECCLLSDKKVFYIRGPHWLIPENNEDREAAIAAGHVRVITERITFSTAQSSGKKIVEVGSLTDALNALSKPENTLDLMPIKASAEFDTAFWQDSYHYQGGKGPNGETSAYSVDAGAQLLRLSTKAEADLNSPVSTYQNLIKKRRDIGGSGSISAQFTALQGLLSFAFWLPLIPENKAMKPEQVEQVKGYSINLTYLDKHSREHKYEAGDLRVCITGSVYGLAAASCQLSAKLAIGPSDVSDGFGIKGSTIGLLDPNIYDAYTFGGGSLRSAEQAAYAGEAAISVDAFAGVEAGGTLGATVYWAPPEVKCVTQSKPPKPPKKLGSIDGKLSGSFGAGYHAEFRLLVQGGVIILVASAGLVVGPGCTGKVAINIDANAADEFIGCLLGVLKQSHFRRLAIFGEADANGINDSFNELNSLMTIALGMGLSLAQVSLMPVTALAGYKQQVLSREYAPLLANSVLDSKKQTVTQRWVMALPPETLSNLFSSLIQKQTSSRRDSNGLVIATAEQGNESQAQAIVQIMQWLSADKSVGEEANQRQWKETLIAMGKLPAGKKDHQVEWQTYQAQWLRLARFVKAFDFSERKEISKDFNEASKILCKNMVLTRYDESFQSGLLVGIPKPTQYFAYPISLVQNPVVGQKVQIWLETESHSELVKKNETIINWSIHEALS from the coding sequence ATGACCGATAAAACCTATACCATTTTGAAGAACGATTGCTTAAGTGTATTAGCTAAGCGTTTCAACGTGTCTGTTGATGAATTGCTCAAACTCAACAGCCAACAGATTAAAGATCCTAATCTTATCTATGAAGGTGACGTTTTAAAGCTTCCTGAGGATTTAACTCAGCCCATTGAGTTTGATGGTTCTCGGATTGACTTAGTTGAGCCACCGACTCAGCCAAATGGCGGCAACGATACATGCCAAAGCTCAATGAAATACGCTGACATATTGTATGTACCCGCCCACCCTAAAACGGGGAAACAAGCTTGGTATGCCTTAACCGAGCAAGCCAAAGAAAAAATAGCAATAGAAAGGGCGAATATAGCGCAAGCTATAGTTAAGAATGATGTCGAAGCCACGATGAAAAACCTCAATAAATTAGGTTTAATTTCAAAGTTTTCGGCAAAAGTTCACGAACAATTTATGACACCAGAAGAGGCTGAAAAATATAAAACACTCTTACTGGCTAATCTTGTGATTAAAAATGAAGCATTTAGAGTTGATGGGACGAATCCCAATGACTTTTTGCTTGATGTCGCTCTATTGATTGGTGTGCCTCTAGAAGAAACGCATAAGAAGCTATCTCATCGCGAGCAGGCCAAAAACAGGCACTTATACTACGGAAAATTTGGTAATTTATATCGTCCATCACCAGAAGGCCCTGTGTTTGAAAAACAGATCAATCACCAGTTACGAGCTTTGGTTATCGACAAAATTAAAGAAGAGATCCAACGGCTTGAAAAAGCTGCCGAAAATGCCGCAAAAGACCATGTAGCTGATGATGGTAGTAAATTTGTGTACCATAAACAGCTCAAGTACTTTACCAGTACTCACCAAAATACGTTGGCATTTTTGATACGGCAAATGCATTCCAGCCGCGGTCATACTGAGCAAAATTTACTCAGTATGGGCGCTCAACGTTCTCGAGCTTATTTAGCATCGTGGCCAAAACAGTTACAACAAGCCTTAGAACAAGGCTCTCGTATGACGATGCTCTCAATTCAAGAGCAACAAGAGTTTCTTGCTAATCAAAAAGCGTTTGTATGTGCGATAAGTTTAAAAAGTCTCAACCATTATGGCTTAGTCATTAAAGAACAGTGTTTAACTTTAAATCAGTTGGAAGGCGAATCTGGCATAGCTTGCGGTCCTACAGCGTTAAAAAAAATTAATAATTGGCGAGAGTCGGGCAAAGCACTCGATATCATCAATGACAGTCAGCTCATCGAAAACTTATATGTAGAAACCGCTGGCGATCAATTTGATAATGATCTTTTGGATGTTCATCTCAACCGAATTGTCAAAGGCCCGGCTGCGTGGTCCTATTTTACGGCGACAGCACTATCAGCGGTTATCGATGCGACAATCAATAAACATAAAAATGCCCTGTCACAGGTGCTGGGTAACGACAGGTCAACTCCGATTGATGAACTGTTTAGGCAATTACTTTGGGTTAAAAAACTCGCGGTAGCGCGCTTAGAGTACTTAAAATCACTGGCTCAAAAACGCGCTGCGCAAGGTGCGGGTAGTTTAGAGTTTACTCTGGGTAATGAGAGCGAGATGCCGCCGACGCTGACCCTACTATGGGATGAAACTAAGTATGAGCCTAAAGAAAAGCAGAAGTCAGGTTTTATTAATAAAGCAGGAGCTAACGATCTCCAAGCGGTGGAGTGTTGTTTACTTTCAGATAAGAAAGTGTTCTATATCCGAGGCCCACATTGGCTTATTCCAGAAAACAACGAGGATCGAGAAGCGGCCATAGCGGCCGGGCATGTACGAGTTATCACCGAAAGGATAACCTTTAGCACCGCGCAATCATCAGGAAAAAAAATTGTCGAAGTCGGTTCATTGACTGACGCCCTGAACGCGCTGAGTAAGCCAGAAAATACGCTAGATTTAATGCCCATCAAAGCCAGCGCTGAGTTCGATACTGCATTCTGGCAAGATAGCTACCATTACCAAGGTGGCAAGGGACCAAATGGTGAAACATCGGCTTATTCGGTTGATGCCGGTGCTCAGTTATTGCGCTTATCGACTAAGGCTGAAGCTGATCTCAATTCACCAGTCAGCACTTACCAAAATTTAATCAAAAAGCGCCGAGATATTGGTGGTTCTGGTTCAATATCTGCTCAGTTCACGGCTTTGCAAGGCCTGCTTAGCTTTGCATTTTGGCTCCCGCTTATCCCTGAAAATAAAGCGATGAAGCCAGAGCAGGTGGAGCAAGTGAAAGGGTATAGCATTAACTTAACCTACCTTGATAAACACAGTCGTGAACATAAATATGAAGCGGGTGATTTGCGGGTTTGCATCACAGGCTCCGTTTACGGATTGGCTGCTGCATCATGTCAATTAAGCGCTAAGCTCGCCATAGGGCCGAGTGATGTGAGTGACGGCTTTGGTATTAAAGGCAGTACTATAGGGTTATTAGATCCCAATATTTACGATGCTTATACCTTTGGGGGGGGAAGTTTAAGGAGCGCGGAACAAGCAGCTTATGCCGGAGAAGCGGCGATTAGTGTTGATGCATTTGCGGGGGTAGAGGCTGGGGGGACTTTAGGCGCTACTGTGTATTGGGCTCCACCTGAGGTGAAGTGCGTAACTCAGAGTAAGCCTCCTAAGCCACCGAAAAAGTTAGGCTCAATTGATGGCAAGCTATCAGGTTCATTTGGTGCGGGTTATCACGCCGAGTTTCGTCTGCTGGTTCAGGGTGGGGTTATCATCTTAGTGGCTTCAGCGGGGCTGGTTGTGGGCCCCGGCTGCACGGGTAAAGTGGCGATTAATATTGATGCTAACGCCGCTGATGAGTTTATTGGTTGTTTACTTGGCGTGTTAAAACAGAGTCATTTCCGCCGCTTAGCGATTTTCGGAGAGGCGGATGCCAATGGAATTAACGATAGTTTTAATGAACTCAATAGCTTAATGACGATTGCGCTCGGTATGGGTTTGAGTTTGGCGCAGGTATCACTGATGCCTGTAACCGCATTAGCGGGTTATAAGCAACAGGTACTAAGCCGAGAATATGCGCCACTACTGGCCAACAGTGTTTTGGATTCTAAAAAACAAACTGTTACACAACGCTGGGTTATGGCTTTACCTCCTGAGACATTGAGTAACTTATTCTCAAGTTTGATTCAAAAACAAACAAGTTCAAGACGAGATAGTAATGGCCTCGTAATCGCAACGGCAGAACAGGGTAACGAAAGTCAAGCCCAAGCCATTGTACAAATTATGCAGTGGCTATCGGCAGATAAGAGCGTTGGTGAAGAAGCCAACCAAAGGCAGTGGAAAGAAACTCTGATTGCGATGGGGAAACTTCCCGCAGGCAAAAAAGACCATCAGGTGGAATGGCAAACCTATCAAGCCCAGTGGCTAAGATTGGCAAGGTTTGTGAAAGCTTTTGATTTCAGCGAGCGTAAGGAAATTTCTAAGGACTTTAATGAAGCGAGTAAAATTCTTTGCAAAAATATGGTGTTAACACGTTATGATGAGTCATTCCAGAGTGGCCTGCTGGTTGGAATTCCAAAACCAACCCAGTATTTTGCTTACCCGATTAGTCTGGTACAAAATCCAGTGGTTGGTCAAAAAGTGCAAATATGGCTAGAAACAGAGTCACACAGTGAGCTAGTGAAAAAGAACGAAACTATTATCAATTGGAGTATCCATGAAGCCTTATCCTAA
- a CDS encoding DUF2057 family protein, with amino-acid sequence MKPMQRLSCLLALCFAASASAKVTMDIPDTIDLLVVNGGSPKMSGGFFDATKKLELEDGEQQIVFRYSPYFSQGNDRIIIESDVVIATFNAANQELTFDMPKYRDAPQATKAIKNMQWQLIDQQGKAVNLRQDRLVKEGLQIGRNFEFETAEYNKKGGVAALTASVAVQPVLQAEMSNATATAAAEEMLHFWYNKADEETKARFKAFVNKQ; translated from the coding sequence ATGAAACCTATGCAGCGTCTCTCATGTTTGCTTGCCCTTTGCTTTGCTGCCTCAGCCAGTGCCAAAGTGACGATGGATATCCCCGATACGATTGATTTACTGGTCGTTAATGGTGGAAGTCCCAAAATGTCCGGTGGCTTTTTTGATGCCACAAAAAAGCTTGAATTAGAAGATGGTGAGCAGCAGATCGTCTTTCGTTACTCTCCATATTTCAGTCAAGGCAATGACCGTATCATCATTGAAAGTGATGTGGTAATTGCAACTTTTAACGCGGCTAATCAAGAGCTGACATTTGATATGCCTAAATATCGTGATGCGCCACAAGCAACTAAAGCAATCAAAAACATGCAGTGGCAATTGATTGATCAGCAAGGCAAAGCCGTCAATCTACGTCAAGATCGCTTAGTCAAAGAAGGCTTACAGATCGGCCGTAATTTTGAGTTTGAAACTGCGGAATACAATAAAAAGGGAGGGGTAGCCGCCCTTACTGCCTCTGTCGCGGTTCAGCCAGTGCTTCAAGCAGAGATGTCGAATGCGACCGCCACTGCGGCTGCAGAAGAGATGTTGCACTTTTGGTACAACAAAGCGGATGAAGAAACGAAAGCTCGTTTCAAAGCTTTCGTGAATAAACAATAG
- a CDS encoding SLC13 family permease yields the protein MNRNDSLPLPTNTREWFLQRNNLIILADVALFLALYNFLPFEHNVVLGISILAFIAVLWLTEALHVTVTAILVPVMAVSFGIFETQAALNNFANSIIFLFLGGFALAAAMHHQGLDKVIADKVLAMAQGKMSVAVFMLFGVTALLSMWISNTATAAMMLPLVLGVLSKVDADKQRSTYVFVLLGIAYSASIGGIATVVGSPPNAIAAAEVGLSFTEWMKFGLPTALLMLPMAIGILYLLLKPNLSGTFALEREPVDWDKGKVVTLGIFGLTVFLWIFSSQVNAALGGFKSFDTLVALSAILMLSFARVVHWKEIQKTADWGVLLLFGGGLCLSNVLKQTGTSVFLANALSDMVSHMGIFVVILVVAAFVVFLTEFASNTASAALLIPVFATVAEAFGMSPVLLSVLIAVAASCAFMLPVATPPNAIVFASGHIKQSEMMRVGLYLNIACIGLLTAIAMLFWQ from the coding sequence ATGAACAGAAACGATAGTCTCCCTTTGCCCACCAATACCCGAGAATGGTTTCTCCAACGAAATAACCTGATTATTTTGGCGGATGTAGCACTCTTTCTCGCGCTCTATAACTTTCTTCCTTTCGAACACAATGTAGTGTTGGGGATCAGTATTCTTGCATTCATTGCCGTGCTTTGGTTAACCGAAGCGCTGCATGTCACCGTAACGGCGATTTTAGTCCCTGTCATGGCGGTCAGTTTTGGTATTTTTGAAACCCAAGCCGCATTGAATAATTTTGCAAACTCAATCATTTTCCTGTTTCTAGGTGGTTTTGCATTGGCTGCAGCCATGCATCATCAAGGGTTGGATAAGGTGATTGCTGATAAAGTGCTCGCGATGGCGCAAGGCAAAATGAGCGTAGCGGTATTTATGCTATTTGGTGTGACGGCTCTGCTTTCTATGTGGATCAGCAATACGGCGACAGCCGCTATGATGCTTCCGCTGGTATTAGGTGTGCTGAGTAAAGTGGATGCTGACAAGCAACGTAGTACTTATGTGTTTGTGTTATTAGGTATTGCATACAGCGCCAGTATTGGTGGTATTGCTACTGTAGTTGGTAGCCCTCCGAATGCGATTGCTGCAGCAGAAGTGGGCCTGAGCTTTACCGAGTGGATGAAGTTTGGTTTACCGACGGCGTTGTTGATGCTGCCGATGGCGATTGGAATTTTGTATCTTCTGCTTAAACCAAACCTCAGTGGCACTTTTGCTTTAGAGCGTGAGCCTGTGGATTGGGATAAAGGTAAAGTCGTTACTCTGGGCATTTTTGGTTTAACCGTGTTTTTGTGGATTTTCAGTAGTCAGGTGAATGCTGCACTAGGTGGTTTCAAAAGTTTTGATACCTTAGTGGCACTGAGTGCCATTTTGATGCTCAGTTTTGCCCGCGTAGTGCATTGGAAAGAGATCCAAAAAACAGCGGATTGGGGCGTATTGCTCCTATTCGGAGGCGGTCTGTGTTTGAGTAATGTGCTGAAACAGACCGGAACCAGCGTATTTTTAGCCAATGCCTTAAGTGATATGGTTTCCCACATGGGGATTTTTGTGGTGATTTTGGTGGTGGCAGCATTCGTGGTGTTTTTGACCGAGTTTGCGAGTAACACGGCCAGTGCAGCGTTACTTATCCCTGTGTTTGCAACAGTTGCGGAAGCATTTGGTATGTCACCAGTGCTCTTGTCAGTATTGATTGCGGTTGCGGCTTCTTGTGCCTTTATGCTGCCAGTGGCAACTCCGCCGAATGCGATTGTGTTTGCCTCTGGCCATATTAAACAGAGCGAGATGATGCGTGTAGGGCTTTATCTAAACATCGCTTGTATTGGTTTACTGACGGCGATTGCGATGCTCTTTTGGCAATAA